From the Juglans microcarpa x Juglans regia isolate MS1-56 chromosome 3D, Jm3101_v1.0, whole genome shotgun sequence genome, the window CAACCCATACTGAACTGTaaacaaaaatacatataagttcAAAAAAGGTGtagcaattgattttttttttaatctccgtTTCCCTTAAAACTAAAGAGTATTGAATGATTCAATAATTTAACCTCTACCAATTGAGTCAAAAGAGGCTATTATGATTTCAAAAATCCGCAATGGTGATATCGATAGATGCACTGCTGTTAGGAACATTGATGTGGAAAAGAGAGTATCACAGGAAGAACTTAAGATAACGGACAAATCGAGATATTCAATTAAAATGTGCagtattacataaaataattataggtAAAACCCGATAATTAAACTAACACAAGGGCTAAGCAACTGGTCATAACAGACCTATAACTGATGAACTATCAAACAATTGCTGAAAAAGCCAATCAACTGAACCAAGCATAATTTTCTAGTATATAGTCAAAGAAAATCTCGGTAAGCTTTTGAAAGGTGACTGCCGAAAGAACTAAAATCATTCGATCTCCACCCTCTTTGTGATGATCATCACAGAAGGCCACCAATGAAACTTCCAACTAAACACAAGGCAAATCAACAGCACAATTGCAAAACCTCTGCATGTCCAGAATCAAATGCATCACTCATCACACCATCCCATCTACCATAGGCTACAACCCGAGCGTTCCCAATCCCGCACAACTGCTTTGTATGCCAGTTCAATTAAATGACTCGAAAGAAGAAATCCAATTGTCCAGATGCTACTTCTATCATCCGAAAGTAAAATGGCTCTGAAAGTTAGCAATTTTACTCCTTGTCCAAGAGATTTACTTGTTCGCCTACGGCCCAATCAGTTCTTAAGCAAACTGAGTAAAGGATGTATAAGAGTTTTACAATCAACCTTGATTCatccaaaagaaaatatgaacaagaaaatattcaacCAAATTATTCAACTGTGGTTATACTAAATAggtttctttttcccttttccctttATTTTGGTACATGATAAGAAGGACAATATATTGTTAAAGACCCGCTCAAAAACTAAGCAAAAGCACCCAATTCAATGCCATTAACGACAACATTCAATGCCCGTTTTCCCAATTCTCCAAAAGTAAAATATGTGCGTGCATAAACAGCAAAAAAGAACTAAATAACACACAAAATtaacccaaacaaaaaaaacaaccaCAGTCAAACCGATCACCTACCTGCAACTGGTGATCAATCTCGGTCTCAGGATCCGTCATTACATGCCCGTGGGTATTGAAGCTCAACGAAGAGAAAAACGGCACGAAGAATATGTCAGCCATTTCTGGATCCGAAACCCTAACCGCGTCTCTCTCCTCCGCACCGTCTCCTTCATACAAAAGCGAGCCCATCATCCAGTACTCCACGCTGTGCTGCCTCTTCAGGCCCGAGTTCTTGGGCCACGGCGGCCAGTTTCGGTCCGTCACTGGGGTCTGTTCCAGGTTCCGGAGGTTTAGCATGCCCACGTTGAACCGGCGCGGGAGATCGTACATGTAGACCCCGAGAGGCGGGTTGGTTGCACATAGGGGGTGCGCAGTCGCGGGTGGCTGCAGCATAGGAAAGAAGTAGGATCTGAAATCGACGGTCCCCATTAAGATAGAGTACGAGATCaggaggaggacgatgaggaGAACGAAAACGAGAGAAAGCGTGGGTTTTCCGTACATTATCGGAGATGTTACGACTTGGCGTTGGTGTATCTGCACTAACCATCGTTATCGTACATGTTATCTCGGTCTGTCAAAGAGACAAAGTGACGAAGAGGAGGAACGCAGCGTTTTTGTCATTTGTGAACATGTTCCCCACTCTTCCACGACCACTGCCTTCGAGTTGTACCAAATTCgtaagaaaaatgacaaaactTTTCACgatatgttatataattatattttaaaataaaaataaatttaataaaataatttataaaaataacataattttataaaaatatttccactttaaaatatgtattataaaatatattatgtaagtatcattactcaattggtaaatatatatatgtacttgtattttaaatgattaatgttaTGTTTGGATGAATTGagatgtgaataatagtaatattttatatattttattgaaatgaatttaatatttttagattgaaataaatttaatttttttttataaaaaaataaaaaatctcatcaaaaattaatttaaaattaattaaaatgaattgaattcgGTATAAGaaccaacacaactaaaaaatgATACAAGGTTTGTGTTTGTCGGTGTCGATGAAGAATAGGTTGCAATTGCTGTGCTCCATCATGCATACGTGACACGTCCATCTGATTTATTGGTTGTCACATATGCTTTTCAATCGGGTTATCTTACTTGGAATTTGGATCTCATTAAACCGTGTCGCAATTTATATCTTATCACATTAGATGCATGCATTCACTAGTTTTCagactaaaattaaaattcaatcatttcattgtaataatttttttaaatttttatataaaataaaataaataatttaattttttaaaattttaaaataaaaataatattaaaaaatatattctaataatattttatttaatttttttaacttcattctcaattcatctcaatttaaaaaaaaaaacaaaaccagccggccattattgaaatattgGGTATCCCAACATCCCACATTTTCGTGTCATAACTTCAGCATGATCACCTTAGTGGCCGAATTCGTAGGGTTCATAGAAATCAcgttattatcattttttgaaaagtatcCATATCTATTGAAActtttgaagatttttattacttattcaCGGAGagaaatattaaattaagaatttgatttgaagTTATCTTTTAATACTTATTAATGGGTAATGCTACTATATCTTTTCAATTTGTCTACTTAGTGTTAGGGGTAAAAACTGAAGGTATTAGTGCGGTTTTGGTCTAAAATTGAAACCACGCCAATCtcttaaaatgatgaaaatctcGACCGAAACTGACCAGTGAAGGAGGAGAAAACCATCGATATCGGTCTCGGCTTAACTACGGTCGATTCGTCGACGTCTTTGGGTGCAATGAAGGTGACCCTGCCACTGCGAACTGCGAAGCCTTGgtgtcagagagagagaagacaccGCGAGGTGCGTGAActgtgaagagagagagaggagggggcGGCATGAGAactaaaaagtgaaaaagaagaaggagaaacgaggaagaagaaagagaggttGTAGGATTTAAAACCCTAGAGGGAAACGGCACCCGCCGtttgctttatattttttttaaaacactgaGTCATAAAATGACGTTGTTTCACTTACTTAAGTGAAATGGCAtcgttttatatatgtataatttttttaaaaaaaaacattttattagtTCGGTCGGTTCAACGGTCCGGCCTAGGATCAAATTGGGATTGAACCGCTGGACATCgatttttggcaaatccaacCGCTCGGCGACCGGTTCTACACCAGTTTCGAGCTCCGGCGGCAAGTTTGGGTCGATTCTCCGGTTTCTTGTACAATCCTACTTGGTGTACTTTAGTGcaaattgcatttttctttttcttttttgctttttagttcaagaatattttaaaataattttaaacatttttaaaaaataaaaaaaatactaatacactaatagtcacttccttaattagtaaccaaaaaaatttcttaaaaaaattaaattcataaatagtGATCAGAATGAAGAGACAAATGAGAGAGCATACTGACATTATTCTTAAACAATACCTCAACATTGAATaatcaaaaaatgatgaaatgagaattacAAATTATCCtaagtcaaaataatattatcttaaacAAGTTGTAAATATTCGCGGGGCTAACgttacttttaatttaatacttatcatttttaattgtacagataaatatatctattactattatataagtgTCTATCAAACGACAAGTGaacggaaattcttgttttaacggaCGAGATTCTTGTTTTAACGGCTATCAAACGGAAGTCTTGCTCCCATTCTCTCGAAGCTTCTCCCCCTCCCACTatctcgctctctctcaatCCTCTGTATATTCTCCCCCTTCAGAcctactctctctcactctcagtaGCCGCTAGCAACGTCATGCGTCTCCTCCAGCCACCAACATTGCCACCCACAGGAGCAGCGTCGCCAGACCTAACCCCCCAAACCATCGAAGCCATCAGACCCAGCCACAATGCCtatctctcgctctctctctctctctctcaaccctcCTCAAACTCACTCTCTCACACCTCTCTCTTTTGTATTCTATTTTTCGTCCGAAACCAgaggcctctctctctctgttctcaCGATTCTTCAACTGTGTCTCTCAAATCTCCTCTCTACATACGTTTTCCATGTTTggtctcaaagaaaatgaagaaaaatgcagCCTAGGTCAGCCAACGAAGAACACGGTTGTTCTTCATGGGAAAGGTggagttcctttttttttttcttcttctgatctgagtttttttttttttttttgcttcttcaaatttgaatgtAAGATTATTTCAGatctaaagtttttatttttatttttttttgtaatttttcttgtttctgtatttacagaaattacatttttctaatttccttGGTTCTCGGGCATTTCTATTTGTTGTTTCTATTATCTGTGTTCCTGATATTCTCTGCAGCCAAATAGGGTCTTCAAATAGCTATAGCTTGCTAATAACAGTTATTTCTTGGTTCTCAGGAATTAAATGAACCAAGAGCCGAGTTGATTAATAGAATTGAAACATGTAACTTTAGTGGGAATAATGGTTGTTCCGAAAGTTTCTGCGCTTTCTTCTCTGTATTGCTCTTATTTTCTCCTTCTGGGCACTACTTTATCTCTGTCATGGATTTCAGTTCGCGAAACATTGCTTCTAAAAGGTTCAATCTGTCCTgtatttctcattctttttaatttttttaggctttttgTGGTTTcgaaattatattttcttgtattaaaattaatttttttttttatgtttttaaatggatTCTTTGATCCATTGTTTGGATTCTTTTAATAGTTGGGATTTTGTTTATGAACAAGATTTGACCTTTCAGCTGGATGTTGAATAGTTgggaaaaatatatgttttattttctgttctttttatCAGATGGGTAGTGAGTTTTGACGGGTAAAAGCATgagtttttcaactttttttttcttttttagtttcagATTAGTACTTTGGTTTTAATGTAGATTGAGAGTGGTGTTtactaatatttgttttatcaattgaGTAGAATGGCAAATAGATACccaatgatatttatttttactttggaAGGAAAGGAATAGCAGAATGGTTGAGGGTGTGgaactttcatttcataaaatgaaGTTGGTGTTTTTGGGATTGTCACATGTTTGGCGGTTAGTATATCCTCATTTTAATTCTGTTGTTCCTTTGAGCCCTTAATTGGCGACGAGATGTTTATTGGTTAGACATTCTCATTAATCATAGTTACCTGGAAGAAGAGGGTGCGAGGTGGATTTAGGTTCAGGTAACTTACCATgataatttaatagaaaaaaaaaaggagaaaatttaGCTTACTATAGAGCAGTTCAATAGATGTCTAAGCAATTTGAATTGTAGAAGATCATATGGATAAAGCTAAACACTTTGCTGGTCAAGTCACTTTATACATGTTAAAGGTGCAtaatctctctcatttttctaatatttctaaatttatggaatttgttcttttaattattgatggggttatttttttttgtatatattatgtgtacAAAGGTTTTGTTGCCATGCACTTTTATTGAAATAACTACTATAGGTGATCCCCATGAAAATATACTTCCCATGCCTTGTTGCTTTCAAGTTCTCCATTTGCATTTTTGTAGACCTCTTTACCTATGATCCTGCAGTTAATTGCCGTAATCCTGGGTCATCTTTGGTGCTCTGAGTAGTCCAAGTTTTAGATACTATTCctgtcctcttttttttttttttttttttgggtcttgtTCCATCTGTTAAGTTAATATCTGTATGTGCAGGCACATCAAATGCGAGCCAGAATTGAATTTTACTATTAAAGCAGCAAAAGCTTGTTCGGAAGGTCGTCAAGGATATACTTCAAGTATGTATATGCATTCAGGCTGCTTTTCACTCCAACTGTGTCAGTTCAACCTAAGATTTCTGACAGTGTCTTTGTAGGTCTTATTCAAATTCCCATACTTTCCATGATAGTTGCTATATGATATGTAaaagggtagtgatagggttactaccctattactacccatctactaccCAAGTGCATTTCCCCTGATTGTGTTTGGTACTCCTGACTTATGATGCCGGCATGCCTTTGTGGCTCACAGGAATTTCATGACAATAGGTGATTTAGATGGACCAGAAGAGAGAGCAAGCACAAGGAAAGATTCAAAGGTTTATTTCAGCCTTTTGATTTCTTAGGTtgtagatatgtatatatacgtaACAATTCCATCAGTTTTGAACGATTTGGTACTGTGTTTAGTTTGCTATGTGATTATGTAAcccctttaattttttttacatatatatatataaaaaaaaaacccccttTATTTTCACAAGGCCATGTCCAACGCACAAGAgtttatacacacacacacacacactgtaAACAAGGAATACTAATAAAGTTTAAACATAGAAGTCGCACTTGAGAATTTCAGACATCCATATACATTAGCGACCTGAGAACTGAGAGAAAGAAGTAGTGGCATTAGACTTGGAGGATGCGGTTGAAATGGATGTCTCCCTGGATTTTCTTATCAGAATCAACGTAGGCTGGCTTAGCTGGTGGCGGGTTCTCTGTTGACCCCCTGCTTTTCAGTAAAACAACTATTTCAGACATTGAGGGCGTCTGTATAGCTGATGACTGAGTACACATCAGAGTgatctctattatttttttcacttctgCTGCTGCATAATTGTTTGGGTCTAAGGTTTTGTCAACCAAGTCCAAATGCATGCCATTCTCGTGCAGATTCCATACCTATTTGcaccataaaaacaaaataaataatgaattggCAAATTTGAGCATttgaattaaaaacacaaaatataccATACAAAAATTCAAGCAAGTAGATGTAGAATTCAATTGATTTGGGATGTTACCCGTGAAAGGAGGTATTTTCTTTCATCTTGAATCTTCAGTTAGCCGCTTtttcacaaataatcatttcactaaactaggcaaacgtgcttaGCACGTTGCTCCTGCACTAGTATATCTACTACGTATATAAGTGCGAATGTtgtcaaacattttttttcgaTTTTGCCCTCCATTAACTATTCTTTTTCCTGCTTTGTCTTTACTTCTCCAACGTTCTGGTTTATGGATCTACGCAGctgttgtaaaatatttttcttttcaattttgcCCTTCATTAACAATTCATTTTTCCGATCTGTCCTTGACTTCCCCTACATTCTGGTTTCCAATTCTGCCTATTTCTTTTCCAGTTATCTTTTTATCACTGCTGGCACCGAGTGGTTTTAAgtataaaatcactttttttttttttttaaatctacgCAACTTCTTATTATTCATACAATTTCCAcacattacattttttttaatttttattatttttttccattatcaaatatttaatatataaataattaatagaaaaattaaattagtttaaaaaaataaactcaaaaaaaaattaaaaattttaaaaaatataatgtgtaaagtttggaaaagttgtgtAGCATTCTCTTGCAGCTCTAATCGAATAGAAGCGGTGGTTTTAagtataaaatcatttcttttttgccGCTTCGTATAAAAAACTAGGTGCAAGAGGTGATAAAATCAACAATTCCTCTTTGGACCGGTATATCACTTATTGGAGACCAATAGTAAAATGACACATCAGCTGAGTACATGGTCTCAGGATGAACTTGGCCGCACCATAGAAACAGGTGAACTGCAACGAGGTCAAATTCTTTGGATGAACTTTGAGTTTTCAAACGCACGCCGCACGTCGGTGGAGGAGCAACCTTTCCAACGCAAACCAGACCATCGCACCATACCCTGCAACTTCTGCAAATCACATGGTATAAAAATACAACTCTTTTGCTGGCGATTATACAAGTTATCTTTTGTAGGCGATTACTCCAATCTGATCTGTCCAAAGACGAACTGATCTTGTATCTGTCTTGTACTGGGTCCAAATacagatttttgttttcttgtatcTGTCCTGTCCTCGCAAATCCATAAATAAGTTGTCCAATGAATAAATCTGAGATGATTTTCTGAAGCTGGGTCCAAatacaaatttttgttttcttttttagaagtAAGAAGAGGAGGGAAAATCGCCCCCAGATTAGGCAAAGGCAAGGTAAACAACCCATCTTTCTTTTGTAGGTGATTACTCCAATCTGACCAACCATCTTTCTTCTACCATTTATGCCAATATGACCAAAACTGACCATGGTCCAGCACAGATGCTGCATCTTTTAAATgcttaaagtcaaaataaaactCGAAATCTTTGCCTTCATCATCCTGATTCGATGAACTGTAAAttgaagggagagagagagaggggggggggggggggggtggggctAGGTTCGTGAATGTGGGAAGGAGAGGGAAGGTGAGAGAGGGGGGGTGACTGGTGAGTTTCGGTTTCGACAGATCCTTggggttttttttgtttagctACAGTGACCGCTCTCAGCTACAGCCTATCGCTGGCAGCTACcgttagttttataaattttttttttttttgtttatattcgtattttttaatacttttaaatattttttaaaaaatataaaaaaaaattataatattattaaaaaacacttttttaatcattagataaaaaaaaattaaaaaatgtaaaatggaGTGGTAAAGTAGAATGATACGagtaatattatctttttttttttttttttctcactccAATGCACCCCTCATTGGAAAGATGTATATCTTTAATCTTACATGACATGCTACTGTTGGTTGCTGTTGTATGGAGAATAACGGATACACTTGTTTGAAGTTATtctcaaaaatcaatttttttttgctgcttcttattgatttttaatttttttaaaacggcTTTCACTACTTGAGGCCTAATATAAAGGATTAATTACACTTTATGCtctcgaactttcactcaattcataatatttttaaaattaataattgcatcaaaataGACCCTCGAACTTCAAAACTTTCCAATCCCCCATTTCCGTCTACTAGTAATgttaaatctaacaaaaattcACTGCATGTGCTGCTCATGTACATAGCATTCattgtgaaaatatattttttatctaatttattatcattgactatataaaatataaaataatatatgttttcaattaataataaattataaatcattaaataatttttttattaatttatatatagttaatcaatatcaaataattttattgtgtacatagattattcatacttgcttgcaatttaggtataaaataattttacatatggtaataattaatgattaatgatttattattaattgatagcatatattattttatattttatataatcaatgataataaattagataaaaattacatttttgtagagaattttCGTTAGATTTGATATTGCTGATAGACGGAATGGAGAATtagaaagttttgaaagttcgaaaGTCCACTTTAATACGATTATTAGTTTCGAAAGTACATTGTAAACTGAGGAAAAACTCGATGGGACAAAATGTAATTAACCTTAGTATAAAAGTGATTGGCATCTTCTTTATTTCCTACCGTTTACTATCTGATAAACTTCAGTTCTTTCGTTTAACTTACTCAAGTCTATTTCTTCGCTTCTGGGTTCTAAATTATTTGTGAGATCTGCTTTTTCATTTGTGAATTTGGAATCAACTCAGTATGCTTTCGTTTTCTcaattaaatatgagattttctaTGCTCTCGTGAAATATAATTAACTTCGTATGCTTTTGTGCTcaattaaatatgaattttttcatgctttcatCAACTACTACATACACATAcacgttaaaaaaaattaaattacaaactaaaaaaaaatggacctGAAcagatttgttaaaaaattttagcTTGAATAATTTCAGACCCAATACTTAAAACCTATAAAATTATAACGTAAATTTTAATAACATAAAaactacaaataatattaacatgTCAGACAATTAAACCTACAAATATTTTGCatctacaaataaaaatacaactataaataataacataaaaacttgaaattatagccacacaaaaaaaaaaaaaaaaaattgcatctaAACACAGTGGCTAAATATTTTGAACGTCGATAGTTTCAGACCCAATATACGTGACAAAttgcaattaaaaataatgtgtcTATACAGAGTTGCCAAATATTTTACACTTCGActtattaatatctcatataataACATCTTAgatttaggtatcgtttggattcgaagatgagttaagatgaattgagataggttgtgaatacaaaccggactttaaaataataaaaaatctaataaataaataacagatccaaagatttacaaaataaaaaaaaaaaaatcacaactttaCAAACACACAGGTTCTGCAAAATTTCATATCACAGCCAACAAAAATgatataagaaaataacaaaattgatATATGCATACGATCTCTTCAAATATGTGAATATGTGTTGAGATCTATAggaaaaaaacaatagaaatgaACAATATCCATTCATTTATCTGCAGATtcacaataaaaacaaaaaaacaaaacaaaggtcaaagagaaacaaaaaataaagatcaaccatgaggctaaaaaaataacaatcaaaTCTGAACAAGATATCTACAAACATATAGATTTGTTGAGATTTATAAGAaacaaaacaatagaaaaatagagaacaaacaaaagaaagaaaaaatagagaagatcagagtgaaaggttaaaaaaaaatttacgcacaataagaaaaaaattccaCTTCTTTGTTAATTTACTTACAAATAGACGATGGAAGAAAATAagacaaaagaatgaaagaacaTAGAAAACGAgtgtgaaaaaaatttatagatcaaCGAAAAGGTAAAAAAGAATAACACCACTCAAATCTGAATACaatctcttcaaatatataGAGATTTGTTCAAatctataaagaaaaaaaattcagaaataaaccgacttaaaaaaaatgtacatgaTGTTATATCTGTATAGGAAGAAAAAGATTTAAGCactacataaaaatatttcaattatttgcTCTGTACACAGGAACCATACTCTTTCCCTAAATTTCTACATCAACTTAGATCTATAGGAATGAACAACGTCTGTTCATTTACCTACAGATGCGCgatggaagggaaaaaaaattaaaaaagagtgagagaaCAGAGAAAacgaaagcaataaaaaatattagagatcaacgaaaaagtaaaaaaaatgacacCACTCAAATCTataagagcactcccaatggctCTTGTaaaaccaaactttttgtaaaatttaaaggaAAGAACTTAA encodes:
- the LOC121256261 gene encoding probable arabinosyltransferase ARAD1 isoform X5; protein product: MYGKPTLSLVFVLLIVLLLISYSILMGTVDFRSYFFPMLQPPATAHPLCATNPPLGVYMYDLPRRFNVGMLNLRNLEQTPVTDRNWPPWPKNSGLKRQHSVEYWMMGSLLYEGDGAEERDAVRVSDPEMADIFFVPFFSSLSFNTHGHVMTDPETEIDHQLQIDLLKFLRQSKYWQQSGGGDHVIPMTHPNAFRFLREQVNASIQIVVDFGRHPRTMSNISKDVVAPYVHIVDSFTDDDSTDPFESRTTLLFFHGRTFRKDEGIVRVKLVKILAAYDDVHYERSVATDENIKVEIRLLPVACLMPL
- the LOC121256261 gene encoding probable arabinosyltransferase ARAD1 isoform X4; translated protein: MYGKPTLSLVFVLLIVLLLISYSILMGTVDFRSYFFPMLQPPATAHPLCATNPPLGVYMYDLPRRFNVGMLNLRNLEQTPVTDRNWPPWPKNSGLKRQHSVEYWMMGSLLYEGDGAEERDAVRVSDPEMADIFFVPFFSSLSFNTHGHVMTDPETEIDHQLQIDLLKFLRQSKYWQQSGGGDHVIPMTHPNAFRFLREQVNASIQIVVDFGRHPRTMSNISKDVVAPYVHIVDSFTDDDSTDPFESRTTLLFFHGRTFRKDEGIVRVKLVKILAAYDDVHYERSVATDENIKVVCSTSLRYAFFLSPV